CGCGCGGGGGTACCCTACCGGGAGGCCAGGGAGGTGAGAATGACAACTCTCTTGCTATGACTCCCAGAACTGAGTCGTAGATCACAGAGGGGCGGGGGACGCCCGCTCATTGGTCCCGCACGAACGGGCGTGGCTCCTCCGATCAGCGTTCTCGGCGCGCCGCGTGAAAGGGACCCTCCACGGTCAACACGCCCCCGCTAATCGTCCGCCACGGCCAGCACCTCCGCCTCGGCTCTGGCACCCTCGACCCTGGCACCGTTCAGCCCCAGCAGGGCGCGAACGGCGGCGTCCCACCCCCCGTCGTCGAGGACGCGGTACAGGTGCGCCCACTGCCAGCGGCGGTAGGCGTCGGCGGCGGCCTCCAGCCCGGCCTCGTCGGCGTGGGCCTCCGCGAGGGGATTGGGCGGGGGCGGGGCGAGGTGGTGACGCGTCAGCGCCCCCTCCAGCTCGGCGAGCGTCTTCGGGCCGAGGGCGAAGGCGACCCGTCCCCCCGTGAGCCAGCGGCGCAGGTCGGCCTCGGGAGGCAGGGCGTACAGGATAAGTTCACCGCCGGGATGCGGGGCACCGGGGGCCACGGGGGTCAGGCCGGGCACCTGATCGCGCAGGTACGCGGCGACGGGACCCTCGGCGTACACGGCGGCCCCCGCGCGCAGGTGGCTCATCGCCTCCCTCGGGTCGAGGCGGGGGGTGGGGTCGGCGTCACTCTCACCCCCGACCAGCCCTACTCCCGCCAGCCCCACTCCCGCCAGCCCCAGCCGCCCCGGTGCCCGCAGTGCCTCCCCCTTGAGTTCCAGCCGCGTCTGCCCGCGCCACACGCTCGTGACGAGGTGGGCGGCGAGGTCGCGCTCGCCGGGGGTCGCGTCACGCTCGCCGTGCTTGATGCCCCGCAGCGGCCCGACCTGAAATTGCAGGCTGTCGCCGCGCTTGCCGACGAGGCGGGTGCCGGAGAGGGCCTCGCGCACGTGCCACAGCGGGGGCGTGTGCCCGGTCCCGTACGGCTCGAAGGCGGCGGCCTCGGCCACGAGGTCCGGCGTGGCCCCCAGGCTCGGCAGCGGCGCGTCGAGGCGGTACTCGGGCACGGGCGTCGGGAACTGCCGCGCGTACTCGTGCAGCCGCCCCCTCAGCGCGGGGATGTTCGCCGGGTCGAGCGCGAAGCCCGCCGCCGCCGGGTGCCCGCCGTACCGCTTCAAGAGGTCCTCGCTGTAGCGCAGGCCGCCCACCGCGCTGATGCCGGGCGTGGAGCGCACCGACCCCTTGCCCTGCGCGACGACGTACACGGGCTTGTGAAAGGTCTCCAGCAGCTTGCTCGCCACGATCCCCATGACGCCCGCGTGCCAGTCCTCCTTCGTGACGAGGATGGCGGGGGCCTCCGGGTCGGCGAGGGTCAGCGCCTCCTCGAACATGCGGTCCTGAAGCGCCCGGCGGTCCCCGTTGCGCGACTCCAGGTAGGTGGCGAGCGTCCGCGCCTCGTGGTCACTTCCGGTCGTCAGCAGCGCCAGCGCGAGGTCGGCCTCCCCCAGCCGCCCCGCCGCGTTCACAAGGGGCGCGAGGAGAAAGGCCACGTCCCGCGCGCTGGGCCGCGTCACGTCCTTCGCCCGCAGGAGTGCTCGTACGCCCGGCAACTTCGACTCCGCCAGCGCCGGAAGCCCCGCCCGCACCAGCGCCCGGTTCTCGCCGACGAGGGGGGCCACGTCGGCGATGGTGCCGAGCGTCGCCAGCCCGGCCAGCTCGCGCGGCTCGTCCAGCCCGAGGTCCGAGCGCACCGCCCACAGCAGGTGGTACGCCACGCCCGCGCCCGTCAGGTTGTGCAGCGCGGGGTCGTACCCGGCGGTCAGGCTGGGGTGGACGACGAGGCAGGCCGGGAAGTTCGGG
The DNA window shown above is from Deinococcus sp. YIM 134068 and carries:
- a CDS encoding DHH family phosphoesterase, which produces MTRRVPAPPQARWLLSPPASREELLESMRAWRVSPPLAQVLHGRGLTPAHLDPPLALTPNPALHEAARRIVATVRAGKRIRIHGDYDADGVSATAVLVLGLRELGAEVHGFIPHRLNEGYGVHPSRVEEHAAACDLLVTVDCGVTNLEEVRSLLALGVEVIVTDHHAPGPNFPACLVVHPSLTAGYDPALHNLTGAGVAYHLLWAVRSDLGLDEPRELAGLATLGTIADVAPLVGENRALVRAGLPALAESKLPGVRALLRAKDVTRPSARDVAFLLAPLVNAAGRLGEADLALALLTTGSDHEARTLATYLESRNGDRRALQDRMFEEALTLADPEAPAILVTKEDWHAGVMGIVASKLLETFHKPVYVVAQGKGSVRSTPGISAVGGLRYSEDLLKRYGGHPAAAGFALDPANIPALRGRLHEYARQFPTPVPEYRLDAPLPSLGATPDLVAEAAAFEPYGTGHTPPLWHVREALSGTRLVGKRGDSLQFQVGPLRGIKHGERDATPGERDLAAHLVTSVWRGQTRLELKGEALRAPGRLGLAGVGLAGVGLVGGESDADPTPRLDPREAMSHLRAGAAVYAEGPVAAYLRDQVPGLTPVAPGAPHPGGELILYALPPEADLRRWLTGGRVAFALGPKTLAELEGALTRHHLAPPPPNPLAEAHADEAGLEAAADAYRRWQWAHLYRVLDDGGWDAAVRALLGLNGARVEGARAEAEVLAVADD